In the Blattabacterium sp. (Blattella germanica) str. Bge genome, TTTCAAAAAAAAATCAAAAACATCTTTAGAAAATTTATGTATTTCCTTAATAATAAAAATATTATACTTCCCTCTTTTAGGAGAATAGCGGGATGTATCAATAATTCTATGAATGCATTTCAAGGAATTGTGAAAAAAACCATTAATTTCAAATGTATTTAAAGAAATGTCTTTAAATTCTGAAAAAGAATTCAATTCATTCGCTAAAATATGTGCACATGTATTTTTTCCTACTCCTTTTGGTCCAAAAAAAAATAAAACTTGAGACAAACGATTTTCTTGTATTGCTTTTTTTAAAGTGATAGAAATATTTTCTTGTCCTATCAATTCATCCCATTTCAATGGTTTATATTTATCCGCTAATACAATTTTGTCAGAAAAAACTTTATTCATAAATATTCATCTTATTTTATCTGCAAAATTTCTTTAATTTTATCGGCAGCGTCTTTTAATGTATCTGTAGAATAAATAGGAAGTAAACTATTTTGAAGCATTTTTTTTGCTATTCTCTCATTTGTTCCTTGCAAACGAACAACCACTGGTATTTGGATATCATGATCAATTTTAGAATATGAATTAATGATTCCTTCTGATACAGTATCACAACGAACTATTCCTCCAAATATATTAATCAATATTGTTTTAACAGATTTGTCTCTTAATATAAGAGAAAAAGCCTTTTCTACACGTTTTTTATCCGCAGAACCTCCTATATCTAAAAAATTAGCCGGTTCTCCTCCACAAAATTTGATCATATCCATTGTAGCCATAGCTAACCCCGCTCCATTCACCATACATCCTACATTTCCTTCCAATTTTAAAAAATTCAAATGAGCTTCATTCGCTTCTTTTTCAAGAAAATCAATATCTTTTGAGTCATTATTAATGGCATATTTTTTATGACGAAACAAAGCATTATCATCTAATACAATTTTTATATCTACAGGAATAATTTTGTTGTCAAATGTTTTGATCAAAGGATTTATTTCCAATAGTAAAGCATCATAAGCTTTATAAGCTTTATAAAGAGAAATTAAAAAAGAACTAAAATTTTTTAAAGTATCACTGTCCATTCCTAGATTAAAAGCAATTTTTCTGGTTTGAAATAATTGCAATCCTAATATTGGATCTATTTCTTCTGTATAGATTTTATTTGGATTTTTTTTGGAAAGATTTTCGATTTCAACTCCTCCTTCCTTGGAATAAAGAATTATATCTTTTTCTATATCACGATTAAGCAATATAGATAAATAATATTCTATAGGTGAATTTAATTCGTTAGAATAGATATCTTCAGACAATAAAATTTTTCTAACTAATTTTCCTTTTTTAGAAGTTTGTGGAGTTATTAGAAATTTTCCTAAGATATTTTTAGATTTTTCGTAAACTTCATCTAAAGTTTTTGCAATTTGAATACCACCAGCTTTTCCACGTCCCCCTGCGTGAATTTGGGCTTTAATTACCAAAGATTTTTTTCCAGTTCTTTTAAAAATAATTTTTGCTGCTTCTACAGATTCTTCTGGAGAAGAAGCAAGTATTCCATATGGAACTTGAATTGAAAAAGAATTCAATATTTCTCTACCTTGGTATTCATGTAAATTCATTGAAAATAATTTTATTTACAAGTAAATTTAAACTAAAATTCGTTTATTTTTGATAATGTTTCTTTAACTTGTTAATTTGATTCCTATTCTACATTACAAATAAAAGTCTCACTATAATATACAGAAAAATGATTCAGGCTGAAAATATTTACAAATCTTTTGGAAAAGATGAAGTCATAAAAGGAGTAAATTTATTTGTGAAAGAAGGAAATATGGTGTGTATTTTGGGGGAATCTGGAGCAGGAAAAAGTACTCTTTTGCATATACTAGGAACTTTGGAAAAACCTACTTTCAAGAAACAAATAAAAACTGTTCTAAAAGTCAATGGAAAAGAAGTTTTTCATCTTTCAGATAAAGAACTTTCTATTTTAAGAAATCAAACAATAGGTTTTATTTTTCAAACTCCTCAACTTTTTCCTGAATTTACTGTATTAGAAAATATTTGTTTACCGGGCTTTATAAACAGAAAAAATAAAAATGATGTAAAAAAAAAAGCTAAAAGCTTATTAAATAAATTAAATCTTTCTAAACATGAAGATTCAAAACCAGAAGAACTATCAGGAGGACAAAAACAAAGATTAGCAGTAGCAAGGGCTTTAATTAATAACCCTAAAGTTATTTTTGCAGATGAACCTTCTGGGAATTTAGATAGAAAAAATGCAGATGAATTACATAATTTCTTTTTTCT is a window encoding:
- the sucC gene encoding ADP-forming succinate--CoA ligase subunit beta, translating into MNLHEYQGREILNSFSIQVPYGILASSPEESVEAAKIIFKRTGKKSLVIKAQIHAGGRGKAGGIQIAKTLDEVYEKSKNILGKFLITPQTSKKGKLVRKILLSEDIYSNELNSPIEYYLSILLNRDIEKDIILYSKEGGVEIENLSKKNPNKIYTEEIDPILGLQLFQTRKIAFNLGMDSDTLKNFSSFLISLYKAYKAYDALLLEINPLIKTFDNKIIPVDIKIVLDDNALFRHKKYAINNDSKDIDFLEKEANEAHLNFLKLEGNVGCMVNGAGLAMATMDMIKFCGGEPANFLDIGGSADKKRVEKAFSLILRDKSVKTILINIFGGIVRCDTVSEGIINSYSKIDHDIQIPVVVRLQGTNERIAKKMLQNSLLPIYSTDTLKDAADKIKEILQIK
- a CDS encoding ABC transporter ATP-binding protein, producing MIQAENIYKSFGKDEVIKGVNLFVKEGNMVCILGESGAGKSTLLHILGTLEKPTFKKQIKTVLKVNGKEVFHLSDKELSILRNQTIGFIFQTPQLFPEFTVLENICLPGFINRKNKNDVKKKAKSLLNKLNLSKHEDSKPEELSGGQKQRLAVARALINNPKVIFADEPSGNLDRKNADELHNFFFLRKKLKQTFLIVTHNMQLADMADEKLKIENGRVYQMNKK